Proteins encoded by one window of Chitinophagales bacterium:
- the sbcD gene encoding exonuclease subunit SbcD yields MRILHTADWHLGKRLENFSRLPEQEAVLDEICHIAEEHQAAAVIIAGDLFDTFNPSTEAVELFYRTVKRLAANGKRAVVAIAGNHDSPERIEAPDPLARECGIIFAGFPDSMVRPFALADGISVTKSDAGFIELQLPGISFPLRLLLTPYASELRLKTFLGTEDAESALRDLLQRHWQQLADKYCDEQGINLLAAHLFFMKKGTTPPGEPEEEKPILHLGGAQAVYSENIPSAIQYAALGHLHRKQLIDTFPCPVIYSSSPLACSFSESNQQKYVMLVDAEPGQPVVVMEIPLQQGRRLLRYRAENMTEAIAWLQNNQEALVELTMVTGDFLTAEERKQLMSAHPFLVNIIPELKNISQEGKNKTVRPDITKSMQELFEDYFMHRYGQQPNENIKHLFKELLAVEDHT; encoded by the coding sequence ATGCGTATCCTTCACACGGCTGATTGGCACCTTGGCAAACGCCTGGAGAATTTTTCCCGCTTACCCGAACAGGAAGCGGTGCTGGATGAGATCTGCCACATTGCCGAAGAGCATCAGGCAGCTGCCGTAATCATTGCAGGCGATTTATTCGATACCTTCAATCCTTCCACAGAAGCCGTTGAACTTTTTTACCGAACGGTAAAAAGATTAGCGGCCAATGGCAAACGCGCCGTGGTGGCTATTGCGGGAAATCATGATTCACCCGAACGCATTGAGGCACCTGATCCTCTTGCCCGCGAATGCGGAATCATCTTCGCCGGCTTTCCTGATTCAATGGTCAGGCCATTTGCACTCGCTGATGGAATATCCGTTACTAAAAGCGATGCCGGCTTCATCGAACTGCAGCTGCCGGGCATTTCCTTTCCGTTGCGGCTTTTACTTACACCTTATGCAAGTGAATTACGGCTGAAAACCTTCCTGGGAACGGAAGACGCTGAATCTGCCTTGCGTGACTTATTGCAGCGGCACTGGCAGCAACTTGCTGATAAGTATTGTGATGAGCAAGGTATCAACCTGCTTGCCGCGCATCTTTTCTTTATGAAGAAAGGCACAACGCCTCCCGGTGAACCGGAAGAAGAGAAACCCATTCTGCATCTCGGTGGGGCACAGGCTGTTTATTCAGAGAATATTCCTTCAGCAATACAATATGCGGCCCTCGGGCACTTGCACCGAAAACAGTTGATAGACACTTTTCCCTGCCCGGTCATTTACAGCAGCAGTCCGCTGGCCTGCAGTTTCAGTGAATCTAATCAGCAGAAGTATGTAATGCTGGTGGATGCCGAACCCGGACAACCTGTGGTGGTAATGGAAATTCCCCTGCAGCAAGGCCGGCGTTTGCTGCGTTACCGCGCCGAAAACATGACGGAAGCCATTGCATGGCTGCAAAATAATCAGGAAGCCTTAGTGGAACTCACGATGGTAACCGGCGATTTTCTTACTGCCGAAGAACGTAAGCAATTGATGTCGGCTCATCCTTTCCTGGTGAATATTATTCCAGAATTGAAAAATATCAGCCAGGAAGGAAAAAATAAGACGGTCCGTCCCGACATCACTAAAAGTATGCAGGAACTGTTTGAAGATTACTTCATGCACCGCTACGGTCAACAGCCCAACGAAAACATCAAACATCTTTTTAAAGAGCTGCTCGCTGTGGAGGATCACACATGA
- the nadA gene encoding quinolinate synthase NadA produces MSALLEQAKKKIEGNGFLDLEIDPSLDLFGEIKKLKEEKNAVVIAHYYQEADIQDVADYIGDSLGLSQQAASTNADMIVFAGVHFMAETAKILSPQKKVLLPDLKAGCSLADACPAEFFSRFKARHPDHVVISYINCSAEIKALSDIICTSSNAQKVIESVPRDKKIIFAPDKNLGKYLILKTGRDMLLWEGACMVHEIFSVEKIWKLKSRHPHAKVIAHPECEIPVLDLADYIASTTGLLKYTKSNPASEFIVATEPGIIHQMQKESPNKVFIPAPPDNGCACNDCPHMKRNTLEKLYLCMKYELPEIIVPEPVRVQAKRSIDRMLEISAMHGL; encoded by the coding sequence ATGAGTGCATTACTTGAGCAAGCGAAGAAAAAAATAGAGGGAAACGGATTTCTTGACCTCGAAATTGATCCGTCGCTTGATTTGTTTGGTGAAATAAAAAAACTGAAGGAAGAAAAAAATGCTGTAGTTATAGCGCATTATTACCAGGAAGCCGATATTCAGGATGTTGCGGATTATATTGGTGACAGCCTCGGATTGTCGCAACAGGCGGCAAGTACCAATGCCGATATGATAGTGTTCGCAGGCGTGCATTTCATGGCCGAGACAGCCAAAATTTTATCGCCTCAGAAGAAAGTGCTACTGCCCGATCTGAAAGCCGGATGCTCACTGGCAGATGCATGTCCTGCTGAATTTTTTTCCCGTTTTAAAGCACGTCATCCTGATCATGTAGTGATTTCCTATATCAATTGCTCTGCCGAGATCAAGGCCCTGAGCGATATCATTTGCACTTCTTCCAATGCGCAGAAAGTGATTGAGTCAGTTCCACGTGATAAGAAAATAATCTTTGCACCGGATAAAAATCTAGGGAAATACCTTATCCTGAAAACAGGGCGCGATATGTTATTATGGGAAGGTGCCTGTATGGTACATGAAATTTTTTCTGTGGAAAAAATATGGAAGCTTAAAAGCCGGCACCCGCATGCAAAAGTGATTGCTCACCCGGAATGTGAAATTCCGGTACTTGATCTGGCTGATTACATCGCTTCCACTACCGGACTGCTGAAATACACAAAGAGTAATCCTGCCAGTGAATTTATTGTGGCTACGGAACCGGGTATTATTCATCAGATGCAGAAAGAGTCGCCCAATAAAGTATTTATTCCTGCTCCTCCGGATAATGGTTGTGCCTGTAATGATTGTCCGCATATGAAACGTAATACACTTGAAAAGCTATACCTCTGCATGAAGTATGAACTGCCGGAGATTATTGTTCCGGAGCCAGTCAGGGTGCAGGCGAAAAGATCAATTGACCGCATGCTGGAAATTTCAGCAATGCATGGCCTGTAG
- a CDS encoding VOC family protein, translated as MKNALNWFELPALDFTRARKFYETLFNYSMPVIIDEENFKMGLLPADAEATGGAIVFNTGYYQPAGTAGPLIYLNANPDLSVVLQRVEPAGGKILIVKRQVSVQFGYMAIFTDSEGNRLALHSKS; from the coding sequence ATGAAAAACGCGCTAAACTGGTTTGAGCTACCGGCACTGGATTTTACCCGGGCCAGGAAATTTTATGAAACCCTCTTCAACTATTCCATGCCGGTTATTATTGATGAAGAAAATTTTAAGATGGGACTATTGCCCGCCGATGCGGAAGCCACTGGTGGTGCCATTGTTTTTAACACCGGCTATTATCAGCCGGCCGGCACTGCAGGACCACTGATTTACCTCAATGCCAATCCTGACTTATCTGTCGTGCTGCAAAGGGTTGAACCTGCCGGCGGAAAAATACTGATTGTAAAACGGCAGGTGTCTGTGCAATTTGGGTACATGGCAATATTCACCGACAGCGAAGGAAACCGGCTTGCCCTTCATTCAAAATCATAA
- a CDS encoding ABC transporter permease — MISLVVLLLMMIIALLAPLLANERPWYMQYHGMNYYPAFTWKKTYYIGNEGGAAEKIQLDITDWKKLNTEKIIFAPIPYSPGKSDYANAGYICPGCEQHFTNAEGHKVAMPLRFRHWLGTGNRGDDLLAGLIHGSRVSLTIGFLSMGIATLIGILLGAFAGFFGDHSLTASRGKIGFTCLGIFFGWFYGFQLPATSFSENILLRLSVSTAIFLFIVFAFSLLGNLAGRIYGLHKKVKVPVDRLISRIIEIMVSLPLFMLMLAVAAVSKPSLTNMMVIIGLTNWTGIARLTRAEMLRIREQEFIQSAKALGFSQTRIMLRHALPNAIAPALISISFGIANAIIIESSLSFLGLGVPQTVTTWGSLLSAGHGNFSAWWLVVFPGLCIFITVTAYNLIGEGLRDALDPKMKS, encoded by the coding sequence ATGATCTCATTGGTTGTGCTGCTGCTGATGATGATAATAGCATTGCTGGCACCGTTACTCGCCAATGAACGTCCGTGGTATATGCAATATCATGGAATGAATTATTACCCGGCCTTCACCTGGAAAAAAACTTATTACATCGGGAATGAAGGCGGTGCTGCGGAGAAAATTCAACTCGATATTACGGATTGGAAAAAGCTGAACACGGAAAAAATAATTTTCGCACCCATACCTTATTCGCCCGGCAAAAGTGATTATGCCAACGCGGGTTACATTTGTCCTGGCTGTGAACAGCACTTCACCAATGCCGAAGGTCATAAGGTGGCGATGCCTTTGCGCTTCAGGCACTGGCTAGGCACAGGCAACCGTGGTGATGACCTCCTGGCAGGCCTCATTCACGGATCACGTGTTTCGCTGACCATCGGTTTTCTCTCCATGGGTATAGCTACGTTGATCGGCATTCTGCTGGGAGCATTTGCCGGCTTTTTCGGCGATCATTCCCTCACCGCAAGCCGTGGAAAAATTGGATTCACCTGTCTCGGCATCTTCTTCGGCTGGTTCTATGGATTTCAGTTGCCGGCTACCTCGTTCAGTGAAAACATACTGCTCCGGCTGAGTGTTAGTACAGCGATCTTTCTCTTTATAGTATTTGCATTTTCATTGTTAGGCAACCTGGCAGGACGCATTTATGGTTTGCATAAAAAAGTGAAAGTACCGGTAGACAGACTGATTTCCCGCATCATTGAAATCATGGTTTCCTTGCCGCTGTTCATGCTGATGCTTGCAGTGGCCGCCGTCTCAAAGCCCTCACTGACCAATATGATGGTGATCATTGGTCTCACCAACTGGACCGGAATTGCAAGGCTTACCCGTGCAGAAATGCTGCGGATCAGGGAACAGGAATTTATTCAGTCGGCCAAAGCACTGGGTTTCAGTCAGACCAGGATTATGTTGCGGCATGCATTACCCAATGCCATAGCACCTGCCCTTATTTCCATTTCATTCGGTATCGCCAATGCCATTATTATTGAATCATCCTTGTCATTTCTTGGACTGGGAGTGCCACAAACAGTAACAACCTGGGGATCACTCTTGAGCGCCGGTCATGGTAACTTCAGCGCATGGTGGCTCGTGGTCTTTCCCGGCCTTTGCATATTCATCACTGTAACCGCTTATAACCTGATTGGGGAAGGTCTCCGCGATGCACTCGACCCTAAAATGAAATCATAG
- a CDS encoding SPASM domain-containing protein, with product MPAIHLNDKINLLSKLTFSKAWNLWKLLLSYYLSRWTGNLRQIGWPVSISIEPTTSCNLRCPECPSGLRSFSRDTGMLEPTFFRKTIDELSDHLWYLLFYFQGEPFLHPGFLEMVRYAAQKNIYTATSTNAHFLDDDTARKTVESGLHRLIISIDGTTQEVYESYRKGGTLEKVLEGTRNIVRWKKQLHSETPHLIFQFLVVAANEHQLNEVKELAKSTGVNELRFKTAQLNDFRQGHSLMPANPKFSRYQQQEDGSFNIKNKLYNHCWKLWHSSVVTWDGKVVPCCFDKDAHHQMGDLQSSSFATIWKSDAYQQFRRAVLRSRKEIDICTNCSEGTTVWT from the coding sequence ATGCCGGCGATTCATTTAAATGACAAGATCAACTTACTTTCCAAACTTACTTTTAGTAAAGCCTGGAATCTATGGAAACTGCTTTTATCATATTACTTATCCCGCTGGACCGGCAATCTCCGGCAGATTGGATGGCCGGTAAGTATTTCGATTGAACCAACCACCTCGTGCAACCTTCGATGCCCTGAATGTCCGAGCGGGCTTCGTTCATTTTCACGCGACACAGGCATGCTGGAACCTACTTTTTTCAGAAAAACTATTGATGAACTAAGCGATCATTTATGGTATCTGTTGTTTTATTTTCAGGGAGAGCCATTTCTTCACCCTGGATTTTTAGAGATGGTTCGTTATGCTGCCCAGAAAAACATATACACCGCCACTTCCACCAACGCTCATTTCCTCGATGATGATACAGCACGTAAAACGGTGGAATCTGGATTACACCGTTTGATTATTTCCATTGATGGCACCACGCAGGAGGTTTATGAATCGTACCGCAAAGGCGGAACACTGGAAAAAGTGCTGGAAGGCACCCGGAATATTGTACGCTGGAAAAAGCAATTACATTCCGAAACGCCACACCTGATTTTTCAGTTCTTAGTGGTAGCAGCAAATGAGCATCAGCTAAACGAGGTAAAAGAACTGGCAAAGTCTACTGGTGTGAATGAATTACGCTTTAAGACAGCACAACTTAATGATTTCAGGCAGGGCCATTCGTTGATGCCTGCAAATCCAAAATTTTCCAGGTATCAGCAGCAAGAAGACGGGTCATTCAACATCAAAAACAAGTTGTACAATCATTGCTGGAAGCTGTGGCATTCAAGTGTAGTGACCTGGGATGGCAAGGTGGTGCCCTGTTGTTTCGACAAAGACGCTCACCATCAGATGGGTGATTTGCAGTCGAGCAGTTTCGCTACCATTTGGAAGAGCGATGCTTATCAGCAGTTCAGGCGGGCAGTGCTGCGTTCGAGAAAGGAAATAGATATTTGCACAAATTGTTCGGAAGGCACTACAGTCTGGACCTGA
- a CDS encoding TMEM175 family protein: MGKSRIEAFSDGVIAIIITIMVLEMKVPHGDEWQNLAPLFPVFISYLLSFLNVAIYWNNHHHLFHAARNVNSKVLWANIHLLFWLSLFPFVTGWMGENHFTTLPIILYGVILLMAGVAYYILSQALIQLHGKESTLAIAVGKDKKGLISVVIYLLAIFLSLINGYIGLVLYAIVAAMWLIPDQRIEKKIIQQKG; encoded by the coding sequence ATCACCATTATGGTTTTGGAAATGAAGGTACCACATGGTGATGAATGGCAAAACCTGGCGCCCTTGTTTCCTGTTTTCATCAGCTACCTACTGAGTTTTTTGAATGTTGCGATCTACTGGAACAATCATCACCACCTGTTTCATGCGGCTCGTAATGTAAACAGTAAGGTGTTATGGGCAAACATTCATTTGCTCTTCTGGCTTTCCCTGTTTCCATTTGTTACCGGTTGGATGGGAGAAAATCACTTCACTACCCTGCCAATCATTCTATATGGCGTGATTTTACTTATGGCCGGTGTAGCTTACTATATTTTGTCGCAGGCCTTGATACAACTTCATGGCAAGGAATCAACACTTGCCATTGCTGTAGGTAAAGATAAGAAGGGACTTATCTCTGTTGTTATCTATTTACTGGCTATTTTCCTTTCATTGATTAACGGCTATATAGGATTGGTGTTATATGCAATCGTAGCTGCTATGTGGCTGATTCCGGATCAACGCATTGAAAAGAAGATCATTCAACAGAAAGGCTGA
- a CDS encoding ABC transporter permease: MLYYLFKRLLLFIPTLIVITLLAFVISVHAPGNPVERLLTSAESGDMSASVTASMQEEKQYWAHRLGFDLPVFYLTIAPLAWPDTLFKIMDKQENAAAKSLLQQYGNWPAIENYRISVEQLCNTFRQLPGDTTLISPNGKNEMYETDRQAAFIAYSLPAASDAKVMPAKLNALEMHCKKYPDSDMRSIRLQQTRLAYETMIASSVSWRNYFPVIQFHFENQYHRWMFGDGNWLTGEGSTFSKGLIRGDLGMSYVTRMPVSEVISARIGWSLFFTLLSVLLAYLISIPVGIRAAEKPGSFYDRASSIILFVLHSMPAFWLATMLLMLFANTDAFRWFPASGVKPISGYPAGAGFFEKVKLSLPYIVLPLIAYTYSSLAFLSRLTRVSLLETLQQDYIRTARAKGLSEYHVIYKHAFRNALLPVITVFANVFPAAIGGSVILETIFTIPGMGLETYQAIQSQNYPVVIGVLTLTGLLTLTGYLVADILYAFADPRISLSKEKA; the protein is encoded by the coding sequence ATGCTTTACTATCTCTTCAAACGGCTGCTGCTTTTTATTCCAACGCTCATCGTAATCACGCTGCTTGCTTTCGTCATCAGCGTGCATGCTCCGGGCAATCCGGTGGAGCGCTTGCTGACATCAGCCGAATCAGGTGATATGAGCGCATCCGTAACAGCATCGATGCAGGAAGAGAAGCAATACTGGGCCCACCGGTTGGGCTTCGACCTTCCTGTATTTTATCTTACCATCGCCCCGCTTGCCTGGCCGGATACCTTATTTAAGATTATGGATAAGCAGGAAAATGCCGCTGCCAAAAGCCTGCTGCAGCAATATGGCAACTGGCCTGCAATTGAGAACTACCGGATCAGCGTAGAACAACTATGCAACACATTCCGGCAATTGCCCGGCGATACAACGCTGATCAGTCCGAATGGAAAAAATGAAATGTATGAAACAGACAGGCAAGCCGCATTCATCGCATATTCTCTTCCGGCAGCAAGTGATGCCAAAGTGATGCCTGCGAAATTAAATGCACTGGAAATGCATTGTAAAAAATATCCCGACTCAGATATGCGGTCCATTCGTCTGCAACAAACCCGGCTTGCTTACGAAACAATGATTGCCTCATCTGTGAGCTGGCGTAATTATTTTCCTGTTATACAATTTCACTTTGAGAATCAGTATCACCGGTGGATGTTCGGCGATGGCAACTGGCTCACCGGCGAAGGAAGCACCTTTTCAAAGGGCCTTATACGCGGGGATTTAGGCATGTCTTATGTCACCAGGATGCCGGTGAGCGAGGTGATATCTGCCCGTATCGGGTGGTCGTTGTTCTTCACCCTGCTCTCTGTATTGTTAGCTTACCTCATCAGTATTCCGGTCGGCATCAGGGCCGCTGAAAAGCCCGGTTCTTTCTACGATCGTGCATCATCTATCATATTGTTCGTGTTGCATTCAATGCCAGCATTCTGGCTGGCCACAATGCTGCTGATGCTGTTTGCCAATACGGATGCCTTTCGATGGTTTCCTGCCTCAGGCGTTAAGCCCATTTCAGGTTATCCCGCAGGTGCAGGGTTTTTTGAAAAGGTAAAACTATCATTGCCCTATATCGTACTGCCACTGATAGCATACACCTACAGCTCGCTCGCATTTCTCAGCAGGCTGACACGTGTATCACTGCTCGAAACCTTACAACAGGACTATATCAGAACGGCCCGGGCAAAGGGGCTTTCCGAATACCACGTTATCTACAAACATGCCTTTCGTAACGCATTGCTTCCCGTCATTACGGTGTTCGCCAATGTTTTTCCGGCTGCCATTGGCGGCTCGGTAATCCTCGAAACCATATTCACTATTCCCGGCATGGGGCTGGAAACATACCAGGCTATCCAGTCGCAGAATTATCCCGTGGTGATAGGTGTGTTGACGTTAACCGGTTTGCTTACACTGACAGGCTACCTCGTGGCCGACATACTTTATGCATTTGCTGATCCGCGCATTTCACTTTCAAAAGAAAAGGCATGA
- a CDS encoding aminotransferase class V-fold PLP-dependent enzyme: MSSRRNFIRQSGAAMFAAAGIPAFSTIISIGEVSAAVKYRAQLPAADFAQDEDFWAMIRQAYTVSPNIINLNNGGVSPQTMHVQEMQYKYIQMSNEAPSYYMWHVLDLGREPLRQKLALLAGCSAEEIAINRNATEALETVIFGLNLSAGDEVILTRQDYPNMIHAWEQREKRDGIKLIWLNLEVPQESDDYFVRQFVSAITEKTRIVHVTHMINWMGQIQPVKKISDAVKKINPAIEVISDSAHTFGHFEYNIPDLGCDYWGTSLHKWLCAPFGTGLLWVKKEKIPSVWPLFANGDPQSADIKKFEAQGTRSFPAEMAIGYALDFHNAIGTQRKEARLRYLKNYWAGQVKNVPGVKLHTSLKDAFSCAICGVSVDGITTGALNDFLFAKYKIHTVNIEWENIKCVRITPHVYTSLADLDKLVAALTYAATNGVK, from the coding sequence ATGTCATCACGCCGCAACTTCATCAGACAATCCGGAGCAGCCATGTTTGCTGCTGCAGGCATCCCTGCATTTTCAACCATCATCAGCATAGGAGAAGTAAGTGCAGCAGTAAAGTACAGGGCACAGTTACCCGCCGCTGATTTTGCGCAGGATGAAGATTTCTGGGCTATGATACGGCAAGCCTACACTGTTTCGCCCAATATCATCAACCTGAATAATGGCGGCGTAAGCCCGCAGACCATGCATGTTCAGGAGATGCAATACAAATACATTCAAATGAGCAATGAGGCGCCCAGCTATTACATGTGGCATGTACTAGACCTGGGACGGGAACCATTGCGCCAAAAGCTGGCACTCCTTGCCGGATGCAGCGCCGAGGAGATTGCCATCAACCGCAATGCAACGGAAGCGCTTGAGACGGTCATCTTCGGGCTCAACCTGTCAGCCGGCGATGAGGTGATTCTTACCCGTCAGGACTATCCCAACATGATACATGCCTGGGAACAGCGCGAAAAACGCGATGGCATCAAACTCATCTGGCTCAACCTGGAAGTGCCGCAGGAGAGTGATGATTATTTCGTGAGGCAGTTTGTAAGTGCCATAACGGAAAAAACCAGGATAGTGCATGTTACACACATGATCAACTGGATGGGGCAGATTCAGCCCGTGAAAAAAATCTCCGATGCCGTTAAGAAGATCAACCCGGCTATTGAAGTGATCTCCGACTCGGCACATACCTTTGGTCATTTCGAGTATAACATTCCCGACCTTGGCTGCGACTATTGGGGCACCAGCCTGCACAAGTGGTTGTGTGCACCCTTCGGCACCGGCTTGCTGTGGGTGAAGAAAGAAAAAATTCCTTCGGTGTGGCCACTCTTTGCCAACGGTGATCCGCAGAGTGCCGACATCAAAAAATTTGAAGCACAGGGCACCCGTTCGTTTCCGGCGGAGATGGCAATCGGCTATGCCCTCGATTTTCATAATGCTATTGGTACACAGCGAAAAGAGGCGCGCCTTCGTTACCTCAAAAACTATTGGGCCGGCCAGGTGAAGAACGTGCCCGGCGTAAAACTGCATACATCATTAAAAGACGCTTTCTCCTGCGCAATCTGCGGCGTGTCTGTGGATGGCATAACTACAGGAGCGTTGAATGACTTTCTCTTTGCTAAATATAAAATTCATACGGTGAATATTGAATGGGAAAACATCAAATGTGTCCGCATCACTCCGCATGTATATACTTCCCTCGCCGACCTTGACAAACTCGTGGCTGCACTCACGTATGCTGCCACCAATGGTGTAAAGTGA
- a CDS encoding peptidylprolyl isomerase, producing MKKLLLLLPVLILVSFKPKEKRHTVEITTDYGVIKIMLYNETPQHRDNMLKLVNEHFYDSTLFHRVIKEFMIQGGDPESKHAAAGTMLGSGDVGYTIPAEFNAALFHKKGALAAARDNNPEKKSSGCQFYIVQGKKYADSDLDNIEKRAGIKYTPEQREVYKTVGGTPFLDQNYTVYGEVYEGLNIVDSIASVATAPGDRPLKDVRMYMKEGKKIKVK from the coding sequence ATGAAAAAACTACTGCTGCTGCTTCCGGTACTGATCCTCGTCTCCTTCAAGCCAAAAGAAAAACGCCATACCGTGGAAATCACCACCGATTATGGCGTAATCAAAATCATGTTGTACAATGAAACACCGCAACACCGCGACAACATGCTGAAGCTGGTCAATGAACATTTCTACGACAGCACGCTTTTTCATAGGGTTATTAAAGAGTTTATGATTCAGGGTGGTGATCCGGAGTCAAAACATGCTGCAGCAGGCACGATGCTCGGCAGTGGCGACGTAGGTTATACAATTCCCGCAGAATTCAATGCTGCCCTCTTTCACAAAAAGGGAGCACTGGCAGCCGCGCGCGACAATAACCCCGAAAAAAAATCCTCCGGCTGCCAGTTTTACATCGTGCAGGGGAAAAAATATGCGGACAGCGACCTTGATAACATCGAAAAAAGAGCAGGCATCAAGTACACGCCGGAGCAACGTGAAGTTTACAAGACGGTCGGAGGCACTCCTTTCCTTGATCAGAACTACACCGTGTACGGAGAGGTGTATGAAGGATTGAATATTGTTGATTCAATCGCCAGCGTGGCTACGGCACCGGGCGACAGGCCGTTGAAGGATGTCCGCATGTATATGAAGGAAGGCAAAAAGATAAAGGTGAAGTAA
- the frr gene encoding ribosome recycling factor, translated as MTPEQIMKETKSHMEKTIQHLEVELTKVRAGKISAGMLDGIMVDYYGSHIPINQAANVSVLDARTLSIQPWERKMLEVIEKAILAANIGITPHNDGVAIKLYQPPLTEERRKEYVKKAHSIAETARVSIRNIRREAVDQVKKLGKEHVSEDQIKDAEAEMQNITNKYIAQIDKHVEVKEKEIMTV; from the coding sequence ATGACGCCCGAACAAATTATGAAGGAGACAAAGAGCCACATGGAGAAAACCATTCAACATCTTGAAGTGGAGCTGACAAAGGTTCGTGCTGGAAAAATTTCTGCTGGCATGCTCGACGGTATCATGGTGGATTATTATGGCTCGCACATTCCTATTAATCAGGCCGCCAATGTTTCTGTGCTTGATGCACGCACACTCAGCATACAACCATGGGAACGCAAAATGCTGGAAGTAATTGAAAAAGCTATCCTGGCCGCCAACATCGGTATCACCCCGCACAACGATGGCGTGGCCATTAAACTTTATCAGCCGCCGCTCACCGAAGAACGCCGAAAGGAATATGTGAAAAAAGCGCATTCCATCGCGGAGACTGCACGGGTGAGTATCCGCAATATTCGCCGCGAGGCTGTTGACCAGGTAAAGAAATTAGGAAAGGAACATGTATCTGAAGATCAGATAAAAGACGCTGAAGCTGAAATGCAAAATATTACCAATAAATACATAGCACAGATAGACAAGCATGTGGAGGTCAAGGAAAAAGAAATAATGACCGTCTAA
- a CDS encoding SDR family NAD(P)-dependent oxidoreductase: protein MTNTIFITGGTSGFGHAIARIFAKNKWRIIITGRRVERLQNVASTLKEEFNAEVLTLHFDVRDKEAVNKAVASMPDEWKNEISIMVNNAGLAAGLDLLQDGNTDDWDQMIDTNVKGLLYVTSAIVPFLIKKQQGHIFNMGSLAAKQVYEKGNVYCASKFAVDALSQSMRIDLLKHRIKVTAIHPGAVETEFSNVRFKGDTERAKAVYKGYQPLVADDIAGVVYYCATLPPNVCINELQISPIAQASPFYLDRTS from the coding sequence ATGACTAATACGATCTTCATCACCGGCGGCACCTCAGGCTTCGGCCATGCCATTGCACGCATCTTTGCAAAAAATAAATGGCGTATCATCATAACAGGCCGCAGAGTGGAGCGGTTGCAAAATGTTGCTTCAACATTAAAAGAAGAATTCAATGCTGAGGTGCTCACATTGCATTTCGATGTGCGCGACAAGGAGGCCGTTAACAAGGCTGTTGCATCAATGCCTGATGAATGGAAAAATGAAATTTCCATAATGGTGAATAATGCCGGCCTTGCCGCCGGCCTCGACCTGTTGCAGGATGGCAACACCGATGACTGGGACCAGATGATTGATACGAATGTGAAAGGATTGCTTTATGTAACCAGCGCAATTGTTCCGTTCCTCATAAAGAAACAACAAGGTCATATTTTCAATATGGGATCACTGGCTGCCAAACAGGTGTATGAAAAGGGAAACGTGTACTGCGCTTCTAAATTTGCAGTGGATGCCCTCTCCCAAAGCATGCGCATCGATCTGCTGAAACACAGAATTAAGGTGACAGCCATTCATCCTGGAGCAGTGGAAACGGAATTCTCCAATGTGCGTTTCAAAGGTGATACGGAAAGAGCAAAGGCTGTTTATAAAGGCTATCAGCCATTAGTGGCAGATGATATCGCCGGCGTGGTGTACTATTGTGCCACGCTCCCGCCGAATGTCTGTATCAACGAATTGCAGATTTCACCCATTGCACAGGCAAGCCCGTTTTACCTCGACCGCACATCGTAA